Part of the Corynebacterium canis genome is shown below.
TTGCGCGGTAAACATCGTCGGCGTGGCAGGCCGTGGCGGGCAGGCCGCCGGTAAGATAGGCGCGATCGATAACATCCGGGTGCCGGGATAAATACGTGGTAATGCAAAAGCCGCCGAAGCTTTGGCCGAATAGGCTCCAGGTTTGCACTCCCAATGCGGCCCGCAGGTCCTCGCAATCCGCGACAATTTGTTCGGCCCGCAGGAGGTCGAAATATCCGGGAGTCGCGGCGTCGATAAGCGGCGAACTGGAAAGACCGGTCCCGCGCTGATCGAGCAACACAACGCGGTGCTTTCGCAAGAGTTCGCCAATCCAGCCGGTAGCGCCGAAAAAGCGGGGTGCGGGAAAACCCGGCCCGCCCTGGAGGTAGAGGACGATGGGCCAATCCTCGCCGCCGTCGGGAATGATTTCGCGGGCGAAAACGTCGAGGGTTCCTAGCTCTGGCCTGCTGCGATCCCATGGCACGGTGAGCGTGTGCGAACGTATGATGAATCCGAATCGGCGGTGCGCGAGCGTCATAGCGTCGATCGTACCTACTACCACGGAGCACACATGACACGACTACACGGGATCGACCTCGCCCGCGCACTTGCAATCCTCGGCATGGTTTTCGCGCACGTCGGCCCCGCGAATTATTTCGGAGACGCGCTCACCCGCGGCTACGCCTCCGCAACCTTTGCCGTCCTAGCGGGAGTTTCGCTTTCGATCATCAGCTCGAGTTACCGGCTCATGGTGCGCGGCGTACTGCTCATGGTGATCGGGTGTTTGCTGCAGCTCGCACAAAGCTCCATCGCCGTAGTGCTCGTGGCAATCGGCATTATTTTCGTACTTCTGCCGCCCGTTTTGCGATGGCGAAGTCGCTGGGTGGCGGCGCTGTGCGGCGGTTTTATGCTCATCGGGCCCGGCGTGCAAGTGGTGTCCGAGTGGAACGGTACATATACGGAAGTGCTCGGCATGCCATATCCGGCAATCGCCTGGTTAACCTATGGAACCCTCGGGATTCTTATTCACCGGCATTTGGTTCACTCGGCGGCATTGCAGGGCATTGTGCTCGTCCTCGGCACGGCGATTGGGGCGGCCGGCGTCGTGGTACGCGACGTCTTTGCCGAGGCCATCTGGATACCCAAACTGGTGTCCGTATATTTCAGCCCGGAGCCGCACCAGGGAGGGCTTCTCGACGTCGCGTGCTCCTGCGGTGCGGCAAGCGCGGCGATCGCTGGCTGCCTCCTCTTGGTACAAATGTTCTACAGGCCGCTGTATCCGTTACGCGCATTGGGCGCGATGAGCCTGACGTTTTACGTCTGCCACGTGCTTACCGCCGGGCCGATCATGGACCACTCGGTAAGCGAGCCGGTGAGCGTCGAGCCCATGGCGAAAAACTGGGAGAAATTCCAAACAATAGTGCGATCCGCCGAAACCTACAGCGAATTCGCCGCGGAAGAACAAGAGTTCTACGCGCAGACGGTGCCCGAAAGCGCCCTAGAGGAAACGGACCACACACCAATATTCTGGTACACCCTCGCGGCGGGGCTGGTGTGCGCGCCGCTGTGGCTGTGGTTCTTCCGCAGAGGCCCCCTAGAATGGGTCATGCATAGGTTGATAGAACGAGCGGAACGCGACCGTTTTTAGCGGACCGAACGCGTTTGCATGGACGCAACCTAAGTGCGCCAGGTAGGCTCACCTTGGACATAAAAGAATCACCCTGTTCGGAAAGGCCCCGGAAATTCCATGACCTCCCGCTTCCGCGCTGCGTCCATTGCAGCCGCAATCCTCGTCCTTGCCGCTTGCAGTCCGCCCAACCAGCAGGACACCACGCAACCGAAAATCGACACCGCTTCCGACGTAGCAGCCCCTACGAAGACGGCGAAGTCCACCACGAAAGCTACCGTGGACAGCACTTCCGGGTTAAAGGACGGGGACAAGATCACGGTGAATATCACCGGCCTTGACCCTACATTGGGGTACTACGCCGCGATCTGCGCTGATGACAACGCCCCCGTGCCCGTGTGCACCGGGAACCGCGGCGATACCGAATCGCAGGTATGGATCAAGTCCGATGGTGGCACCGTCACCATGGACGCGAACGGTGCTGCGACCGTGACGCTGACCGCCGTTTCCACGGGCGAAGGCATCGACTGCACCACCGATTCCTGCGTGCTTAAGGTATTTGGGGATCACGCCCAAAACTTTGCGGACGTCACCAGCGTGCCCGTCACTTTTGCACACTAGGGCATAGCGCCGGGCCTACGCCAGCGCAACGTAGAATTTCCCCATGCTCTCTACCCCGGTTATTCAGCACCGCTTTGCGGATGCGTTTCCTGAGCTGTCTGTGGCGTGTATTCCGGAGAGAGCACCGCAGCCGGAATTGGTGACGTTGAATGAGCCGCTCGCGCTAGAATTGGGGTTCAGCCCGGCGTGGTTGCGTTCGGAGGACGGGATTCAGTTCCTGCTCGGCCAGGACGCGCCGCACGCGGTTGCGCAGGCGTATGCGGGCCACCAATTTGGCCAGTTTTCGCCCGTGCTTGGCGACGGCCGCGCTTGCCTCCTCGGCGAAATCACCGACATGCATGGAGCGCAACACGACATTCATTTGAAAGGCTCCGGCCCCACGAAGTTCGCACGTGGTGGCGACGGCCGCGCCGCCCTAGGCCCGATGCTCCGCGAGTTCTTGGTAAGCAATTTTCTCCACGCTGTCAATGTGCCTACGACTCGCTCCCTCGCCGTGCTGACCACCGGCCATACGGTGCAGCGGGAACGCGTATTGCCCGCCGCCGTGCTCGTGCGCGTGGCCGCGAGCCACCTGCGGATCGGCACGTTCCAATACGCCGCGCGAAGCCCTGACCTGCTGAAACGAATAACGGATTATGCGGCAAAGTTGCATTATCCGGATACGGTCGGTGATCCATTGGCGCTCCTAGAGGCGGTGATGGACGCCCAGGTGCGCACCGTTGCGGAGTGGATGGGCCTCGGCTTTGTGCACGGCGTAATGAACACCGACAACACAACGATTTCCGGCGAAACCATCGATTTCGGCCCCTGCGCGTTTCTCGAACAACATGACGCATACGCCTGTTTCAGCAGCATTGATACGCGCGGGCGTTACCGCTTTGGGAACCAGCCCGGCATCCTCGCGTGGAACCTCGCCCGCCTAGCCGAATCGCTCCTCCCGCTTATCGACGCCGCGGCAGCAACACGCTTGTGCGATTCCTTCCCGCACCGCTTTATCGACGCATATAGGGCGGTGCTGGAACGGAAACTTGACGGCCCGATCCCCCAAGATTTCCATATCACCGGCGACCATACTGCGTTTTTCCAAGACATCGCCCCCTTGCGGAATCCGGTGCTGATCCCCCGCAACCACCTAGTCGAGGCCGCGATCGACCAGGCGAACAACGGCAACACGGAGCCCTTTTGCGCGCTCTATGCCTCACTGACCACACCGTACGATATTCCCGCCCAGCATCCCGAATTCATGTACGCGGCGCCGGCCGGTTTTATGGAGACGTTCCGCACCTTTTGCGGCACCTAATGTTTTACGTGCACTAGGCGCGAAACATGCAACGCCAAGAATCCGATTTCGGCTTCGGTGAGTGGGGTGTTTCGGCGTTCGCCCAAGTAGTCTGCGATCGATTGCGCAATGCGCCACGACGCCGCAAGGGTTTGCTTAATGGCGGCGAGGACCTCGACGGGCTCGTGATCGGAACGGCGATCGCTAGCCAGCCGCGCAAAAAGGTACCGTACGTGGGTGATAAAACGCGCGGTGACCGTGGCTTTCGGATCCACATCCACCCCATAGGTGCGTTCCAAAATAGTAAGGATCTGGCGGATATCCTCAGTCATGCGGACGGCCGTGGAAATGCGATGAGTATCAAATTGGGCGCTCACGGCGTGCAGGGAGATCTACGCCGAGATCAGCGCGAATCACCTTGACCGCGAAGCAACCAAACTTGTGTTCCTCTGGGTAAAGCTGCTCGATCTCAAAGGCGAGCGGCGCGTCGAACGTATCACCAGCGGCTACCCTGCGCAGGGCGAAATCGAGATGCTCCGCCAAGGGCAACAGCATGGAAATCGGGTTCATATTGAACCGATCTTGGGCCGCGATCACGATCTTGCGGGCAGCCGCGAGCACATCGGCGGGGATGGCTGCCAACGCGTCGGCGATTTCGCCGGCCCGCTGCTGGGATTCCAAAACGTACGTCAATTGGATGCGCTCCGGCGCGATCTCTTCCCCGCTTTTCACGCCGAACCCAACGCCGCGTCCCGTCACAACCACGCTGCGCCCGTACTCGTCGAGAGCCTCGGCCACGTTGTTATTGCACCGGCGCTTCAGCGTGTACCCCATGCTAGAACTCCATTTCGAGAACATCCTCGCCGAATACGGCATCGAAACGCGGGTCAGTATGCGTCATGCCAGCGGAGTTCGTCACCACGACCATGGTGTCCAAACACTCAACGGCGGTACGGATCGCGGCAGCGTTCTCCAGCTGCACTACAACCTCGCCGCGTTGCACATAATCTCCCTGAATCCTTAACGCACGAAACCCATTGCCTTTGAGATTAACGGTATCAAGACCGATATGGACCAGCACTTCCACCCCTTCGGGGGTACGGATCGAAAATGCGTGGCAGCTGGGCAGCATCTGAAAAATCTGGCCGGACACGGGGGCCACAATCACCTCGTCGGCGGTGTGTACGGCGAACCCGAAACCCAGTATTCCGCGCGAAAACACGGGGTCAGGCACCTGTTCGAGCGGGAAAACAGCGCCGCGGACGGGCGCTCCAACACCCAACTTTGTTCCCGCAGTCGGGCGTTTCGCTTTCCCAAAACCGAACAAATCAATCATCCAATCCAAGCAGGTCAACTATGGCGTTTTTATAAAGCACTGCCTTTGCACCGTACACCGCCTGAATCCCACCTGCTACATCGAGAACATCGGTCGCGCCAAGCCTTCGCAAAGAGTTTCGATCTACGGCAGAAGAGTCCAGCACAGACACCCGCAATCGAGTGATGCAGGCGTCCACGTCTTCGATATTATTCTTGCCGCCAAGGGCCACGATAATACGTTCCGATTCCTGGTAGAGCGTATCGGCCGGAATGGCAGCTGCCGCTTCCACATCAAGGATATCTTCATCGTCCGTATCTTCGAACCTGCCCGGCGTGGCAACGCCGAATTTGGTGATGTACCAACGGAAGGTCACGTAGTACAAAGCAAACCAAAAAACGCCCACCGGAATCACATACATCCAGTGCGTTTTATCCTGGCCTTGAATCACCCCGAACAACAGATAATCGATCACGCCACCGGAAAACGTGTTCCCAATGCGGACCTGTAACAGGTCTGCGACGAGGAAGCTCAGGCCGTCGAAAAGCGCGTGAATGACGTACAGCAACGGTGCCGTAAACAGGAACATGAATTCGAGCGGTTCGGTAATGCCGGTAATAAAGGAAGTAAGCGCGGCACCGAGGAACAAACCAGCGAACTTTGCCCGGCGCGCCTGCGGGACGCAGTGGTACATCGCCAGCGCGGCACCCGGCAAACCAAACATCATCGTGTCGAACCTACCGGCGAAGAAACGTGTGCCGTCGGTAAATAATCCCTGGTGGGAGGAATCCGCAAGCTGCGCAAAGAAAATTTTCTGCGCACCCACCACCGTTTCCCCGCCTACCTGCTCAACCCCGCCTAATTCCGTATACCAAAACATCGGATAGATCGTATGATGCAACCCCACCGCGCCCGACAAGCGCAATAAAAAGCCATAAAGGAACGTGCCCAAATAGCCCAGGCTTGCCATGCCCTCACCGGCGGCGACCAAAAGTCCCTGGATCGGCGGCCACACGAGGAAAAACGCCGTACCCAGCAGAATCGCCGCACCGGCCGTCACAATGGGCACAAATCGCGAACCGCCGAAAAAGCCAAGCGTTGGCGGCAATTGAATATTGTAAAAACGATTGTGCAGGTACACCGCCGCCGCGCCAATCGCCAACGCGCCGATAATGCCGGTATCAATCGCTTCGCCCTCCGGATCGCACACCTTAAGCAATGAGGCGGTGGTGCCCGTCATGATGAGGTACCCCACCACACCGGCCAACGCCGCCGTGCCCTTGTCCTTTTTAGCTAGACCGATACACAAACCCGTAGACAGCAGCAACGCAAGGTTCGCAAACACCACCGAACCCGCGTCGCTCATCACCTGGAATACGCCTTGGGCGGCCGGGTTATCCAATACCGGATACGCCGCCACTGTGTTCGGATTACTCAGCGCTCCACCGATGCCCAGCAGCAAACCAGCCGCCGGCAGAATCGCAATCGGAAGCATAAAGGCCTTGCCGACCTTTTGCATGGTTTTAAACGCAGCGCCAGACCGCGTCATAGCAATCATCCCCTTTGACTGGGAATCGAAAGCTCAATGCTCAGGTTATGCTTCCGCACGCGCCGCGGAATAACAATCCCGAAGCCCTGTTAATTTATTACCCATAATAATAATCCGCCGCGGGCGATGATTCACCCGCGAACTTGGCGCTCAAAAATGACCATCACGCCTTCCACACCGCCGGGGCCGATACGGCCCTTCACGTCCGTCGCCGTAATGGTCCTGAGCACCCAGCCCTGCGCCGCGTGCTCGTTTAGCAGCTTTTCCAGTTTCTTCCCGGAAACCTTGCCGCCAATAAGCCCCTCACGGAGTTCCACAACTTTATATTCAATAGCCATGACACCAGAATAGCTGGGTTTTCGCCCGAAAGTAAGGCCGCCGGTATCGCCTACCACAAGATTTCTTGTACGCTTCCAATGTAATTTCATCAGCGAATCAAGGAGTTTTCACCGTGGCTCACACTGCCGCCGTCGCTGTCCCGCGCAGCCCTGTTGATGAAGTGTTAAGTCCGCCGCGGCTAGCTGCGCTGGGCCTGCAGCACGTGTTGGCCTTTTACGCCGGCGCGGTGATTGTGCCGCTGCTGATTGCGGGGTCTCTAAACCTTGACACGGAAACCACCATTCATCTGATTAACGCAGACCTGCTTACCTGCGGGATCGCAACTTTGATCCAGTGCGTGGGCATCGGGAAACACATCGGTGTGCGTCTCCCCATCGTCCAGGGCGTGACCACCACCGCCGTCGCCCCGATTATCGCCATTGGGCTCGGGGTTACCGACGGCAAGGGCGGTGTCGAATCCCTGCCAACCGTGTACGGAGCGGTGATCGTGGCCGGGTTGTTTACCTTCCTGATCACCCCATTATTCGCCCGCTTCCTCAAATTCTTTCCGCCGGTAGTCACGGGTTCGGTGTTGCTCGTCATGGGCACGTCGCTGCTGGCGGTTTCCGCTGGGGATTTCACCAATTACGCGACGGGCACCCCAAGCTCCACCGACCTCGCATACGCGTTCGGTACCCTCGCCGTAATTATTTTGGCGCAACGTTTCCTTCGCGGTTTCTTGGGCACCCTCGCCGTCCTGATTGGCTTGGCTGCGGGCACCGGCACCGCGCTCCTGCTCGGCCACGCGACTCTCGACGCCGTGACAACAGCAGCGCCGCTGGGCATTACGACGCCGTTGTATTTCGGCATTCCGCAATTCCACTTCGCCGCGATTTTCTCAATGATTATCGTCATGATTATCACGATGGTGGAAACGACCGGCGATGTGTTCGCAACCGGCGAGATCGTACAACGCCGGATCCGCCGCGACGATATTAAACGCGCCCTCCGCGCCGACGGCTTATCCACGTTCCTCGGCGGCGTGATGAACTCCTTCCCTTATACCTGCTTCGCACAAAACGTCGGGCTCGTGCGCATCACGGGCGTGAAGTCCCGATGGGTCGCCGCCGCAGCCGCCGGCTTTATGATCATCCTCGGCGTACTGCCGAAAGCCGGTGCGATCGTAGCCTCAATTCCCGCCCCAGTGTTGGGTGGCGCATCGCTCGCCTTGTTTGCCAATGTGGCATGGGTGGGCATGCAGACCATCGCCAAGGCGGAGATGAAGGACAGCCGCAACGCCGTGATCGTCACCACCGCATTGGGCCTAGCCATGTTGGTCACCTTTAAACCCGATATCGCACAAGCGCTCCCCGAATGGTGCCGCATTTTCGTATCCTCCGGCATGTCAATCGGAGCGATTACCGCCATCGTGCTAAACCTTCTGTTTTTCCACGTGGGCAGGCAATCCGGCGGCGATATCGCCCGCGACACCAGCGGTTCCGGCGTCACCCTCGACGACGTAAACGCCATGGACCGCGCCGAATTCGTGGCCGCGCTACGCCCGCTGTTTAACCAGCAAACATGGCCGCTGGAAATCGCCTGGGAATCCCGCCCCTTCGCAGATGTGTCCGAGCTCCGCGAGGCCATCCAGGTCGCGGTGCTCACCGCGCCCACCGCACAGCGAGACGAACTCATCCGCGATTACCCGGATATGGCCACGCTGCTGCTGGCAACTGCCGAAGATTCCCGCACAATCAGCGCCGACCGCGGTTCCATAGGCCTCGATGAACTGGACGATGTGCAGACCGAACGCATACTCGAGATATCGCAGGCGTACCGCGAGCGTTTCAATATGCCCTACGTCGCTTATCTAAGCACCAATGACACCGTCGAAAGTGTGATCAATACCGGCATCCGCCGCCTCGCAAATTCCCAAGACCAAGAGTACCGCGTCGCGCTCACCGAAATCGTAGAGATCGCCAACGATCGCTTTGATATCCTCCTCGCCGACGCTAACCCCGTTCGCTCCGCTTGGGACCGCAAGTTCACCGAAGTGGAATAATCGTCATCCGTGTCTTACCTGCGCTCCGCCTATAACCACGCCGTCACGCGGTTTTCGCGCATGCCGAACGCCTCCGGCCGCATCGAAATTTTGCTCTGTTGGCTGCACCGCCATGGCATCCGCACCCTACCGTTTCCCGCCGTGTTCCGCGGCGACGCAGTGTACCTGCCTCCGGCGAGGGGCGCGTACGTCGATACGCGGCTAGCTCGGCGTACCCGGGACGCGGACACCGGTGTGGAACGCTGGTGGGTGGAATCGCCGGCGATGCGTCGGGAAGTTCAGGTTCAGGTGTTACGCATCGGCGATCCGAACGTACCTGCGCCACTATTGCTGCTTTTGGATGGCTCATCCGCACCCACCAATAACGGCTGGTTGAACGGCGGACGCATCACCGAGACGCTGCGTAACGATAACGTCGTGGTGGTCATGCCCACGGAAGCCAGCGGTTCGCACTACGCCGACTGGCTCAGCGAAGACCCAACGCTCGGACACATGCGCTGGGAAACGTTTCTTACCGCCGAACTTCCCAAACTTCTGGATAATCGAACGAATGGCCTAAATTGTAACGGCACTCGCGTCATTGCAGGGCTTTCCATGGGCGCTGGGGCCGCCGTCCGATTAGCGAACACACATCCGAATGTATTTCACGGCGTCATCGGAATCTCGGGCTGCTATTCCACCACCGACCCCGTGGGCTGGGAGTACCACAACGCCATCACCCGCTGCGTTGGCGGCAACACGCGCCACCTATGGAACGCCGAAACGCGTCGGCGTGCCGACGTCGCGCTCAACCCCACCGGCCTGCGCAATACCCCGGTCTACCTGTTCACCGCAGACGGCCGAATTACCGCGCGTGACCTGGAATATCACGCCGAGCGCCCGTTCCAAGAATTACTCGGATCCGTGCTCCTCGAGTTTGCTTCCTGGTGCTGCACAGAGCGTCTCGACGCCGCGATGAGCGCCGCCGGACACCACAACTACCGCGTGGTGTATCAACGTGGCGGCATCCACGATTGGATCTACTGCTCCGAACAATTACGGGCTGGCTGGGATTGGATCCTGCCTCGGCTGCCATAATGCAGTTCGAATAGTCTATTCATGCCTGCCTAAGGAGTTCGGCTAGGTCGTCATCATTGCGGTTGCGTAACCTGCGAACGGCTTGGCGGCGTGGTGCGTTAGCGGGCAAACCAAGTGCTAGGTTGACTTCGACGATGGCCTCTTCTTCAGTGTCCGCTTCGAGTGCCATCGCATTGAGCAGCGCGGCGAGCCCAGTCAAATTATCTTTCGCTGGTAGGGCAGGCAAAATGTCAAATTCATCGCCAAATACGAACCACACGCGGTCGCCTGACTGTACGCCCCTTGGTTCAAGGAATCTGCGAATTGTGCTTAACGAGCAGTTCACGCGGCCCCAACGTAAGGTCTGAGGACCAAGACGGCTGGGTATTTCAAATGGTTCATTGAATTCCAACCCATAAAGTGCGGCGACACCCAACGGTACTGCACTTCCGGAACCACGTAAATGATCATCAGTAACCGTAACTAGCAGCATCCAAGCACCATCGTGGAAGTACATTCCTTTGGATTCTTCGGGAGTGCGATCATTCACGGGCGTTTCAGTATTTACCCGCACGATCCCATCTTCAAGTACGTACTCAGGGCCGGACACGTAAAAGCCGACTGAATGTTCGGATATACCAAAGCGCTGAGCCTCCTGTTTCAACTGTTCAAGGGGTACCTCACCACCGTTGTCGGCAATACGCTGCAAGAGAAAGTCCGACAAATTTGTCCACTCCTGCAGCCCCCACTCTTTGAGCGCCCAAGTGTCCATCGCTGATCGCACGAATATTTCACTGCGTCCGAGGACGTTGACAATTGATCCCCGGCTACGATCGGAGATCAAGGCGTGCAATTGATCTGTGGTCATCGGGGCACCGTGAAGCGCAAGCTCCACAGCAACCCGATCAAGAATCGAACTGCGAGGCGGAAGAAAAAACGGACCACGGCGGATGTATCCCAATTGCTCGGTGCAATAGTCGGATATTCGCTCGGGGTTGCCGCCGGGGAAACGCTCGAGTACCGCATTAATCAGTTGCTGTTCCTGTAAAACCCCGTTGTGGTCCACTGCGTCTTTAGCACATTC
Proteins encoded:
- a CDS encoding neocarzinostatin apoprotein domain-containing protein, whose product is MTSRFRAASIAAAILVLAACSPPNQQDTTQPKIDTASDVAAPTKTAKSTTKATVDSTSGLKDGDKITVNITGLDPTLGYYAAICADDNAPVPVCTGNRGDTESQVWIKSDGGTVTMDANGAATVTLTAVSTGEGIDCTTDSCVLKVFGDHAQNFADVTSVPVTFAH
- a CDS encoding protein adenylyltransferase SelO, whose amino-acid sequence is MLSTPVIQHRFADAFPELSVACIPERAPQPELVTLNEPLALELGFSPAWLRSEDGIQFLLGQDAPHAVAQAYAGHQFGQFSPVLGDGRACLLGEITDMHGAQHDIHLKGSGPTKFARGGDGRAALGPMLREFLVSNFLHAVNVPTTRSLAVLTTGHTVQRERVLPAAVLVRVAASHLRIGTFQYAARSPDLLKRITDYAAKLHYPDTVGDPLALLEAVMDAQVRTVAEWMGLGFVHGVMNTDNTTISGETIDFGPCAFLEQHDAYACFSSIDTRGRYRFGNQPGILAWNLARLAESLLPLIDAAAATRLCDSFPHRFIDAYRAVLERKLDGPIPQDFHITGDHTAFFQDIAPLRNPVLIPRNHLVEAAIDQANNGNTEPFCALYASLTTPYDIPAQHPEFMYAAPAGFMETFRTFCGT
- a CDS encoding PRD domain-containing protein is translated as MSAQFDTHRISTAVRMTEDIRQILTILERTYGVDVDPKATVTARFITHVRYLFARLASDRRSDHEPVEVLAAIKQTLAASWRIAQSIADYLGERRNTPLTEAEIGFLALHVSRLVHVKH
- a CDS encoding CAT RNA binding domain-containing protein; protein product: MGYTLKRRCNNNVAEALDEYGRSVVVTGRGVGFGVKSGEEIAPERIQLTYVLESQQRAGEIADALAAIPADVLAAARKIVIAAQDRFNMNPISMLLPLAEHLDFALRRVAAGDTFDAPLAFEIEQLYPEEHKFGCFAVKVIRADLGVDLPARRERPI
- a CDS encoding PTS sugar transporter subunit IIA, which codes for MIDLFGFGKAKRPTAGTKLGVGAPVRGAVFPLEQVPDPVFSRGILGFGFAVHTADEVIVAPVSGQIFQMLPSCHAFSIRTPEGVEVLVHIGLDTVNLKGNGFRALRIQGDYVQRGEVVVQLENAAAIRTAVECLDTMVVVTNSAGMTHTDPRFDAVFGEDVLEMEF
- a CDS encoding PTS transporter subunit EIIC, whose amino-acid sequence is MTRSGAAFKTMQKVGKAFMLPIAILPAAGLLLGIGGALSNPNTVAAYPVLDNPAAQGVFQVMSDAGSVVFANLALLLSTGLCIGLAKKDKGTAALAGVVGYLIMTGTTASLLKVCDPEGEAIDTGIIGALAIGAAAVYLHNRFYNIQLPPTLGFFGGSRFVPIVTAGAAILLGTAFFLVWPPIQGLLVAAGEGMASLGYLGTFLYGFLLRLSGAVGLHHTIYPMFWYTELGGVEQVGGETVVGAQKIFFAQLADSSHQGLFTDGTRFFAGRFDTMMFGLPGAALAMYHCVPQARRAKFAGLFLGAALTSFITGITEPLEFMFLFTAPLLYVIHALFDGLSFLVADLLQVRIGNTFSGGVIDYLLFGVIQGQDKTHWMYVIPVGVFWFALYYVTFRWYITKFGVATPGRFEDTDDEDILDVEAAAAIPADTLYQESERIIVALGGKNNIEDVDACITRLRVSVLDSSAVDRNSLRRLGATDVLDVAGGIQAVYGAKAVLYKNAIVDLLGLDD
- a CDS encoding DUF4177 domain-containing protein, which codes for MAIEYKVVELREGLIGGKVSGKKLEKLLNEHAAQGWVLRTITATDVKGRIGPGGVEGVMVIFERQVRG
- a CDS encoding solute carrier family 23 protein; amino-acid sequence: MAHTAAVAVPRSPVDEVLSPPRLAALGLQHVLAFYAGAVIVPLLIAGSLNLDTETTIHLINADLLTCGIATLIQCVGIGKHIGVRLPIVQGVTTTAVAPIIAIGLGVTDGKGGVESLPTVYGAVIVAGLFTFLITPLFARFLKFFPPVVTGSVLLVMGTSLLAVSAGDFTNYATGTPSSTDLAYAFGTLAVIILAQRFLRGFLGTLAVLIGLAAGTGTALLLGHATLDAVTTAAPLGITTPLYFGIPQFHFAAIFSMIIVMIITMVETTGDVFATGEIVQRRIRRDDIKRALRADGLSTFLGGVMNSFPYTCFAQNVGLVRITGVKSRWVAAAAAGFMIILGVLPKAGAIVASIPAPVLGGASLALFANVAWVGMQTIAKAEMKDSRNAVIVTTALGLAMLVTFKPDIAQALPEWCRIFVSSGMSIGAITAIVLNLLFFHVGRQSGGDIARDTSGSGVTLDDVNAMDRAEFVAALRPLFNQQTWPLEIAWESRPFADVSELREAIQVAVLTAPTAQRDELIRDYPDMATLLLATAEDSRTISADRGSIGLDELDDVQTERILEISQAYRERFNMPYVAYLSTNDTVESVINTGIRRLANSQDQEYRVALTEIVEIANDRFDILLADANPVRSAWDRKFTEVE
- a CDS encoding alpha/beta hydrolase, producing MSYLRSAYNHAVTRFSRMPNASGRIEILLCWLHRHGIRTLPFPAVFRGDAVYLPPARGAYVDTRLARRTRDADTGVERWWVESPAMRREVQVQVLRIGDPNVPAPLLLLLDGSSAPTNNGWLNGGRITETLRNDNVVVVMPTEASGSHYADWLSEDPTLGHMRWETFLTAELPKLLDNRTNGLNCNGTRVIAGLSMGAGAAVRLANTHPNVFHGVIGISGCYSTTDPVGWEYHNAITRCVGGNTRHLWNAETRRRADVALNPTGLRNTPVYLFTADGRITARDLEYHAERPFQELLGSVLLEFASWCCTERLDAAMSAAGHHNYRVVYQRGGIHDWIYCSEQLRAGWDWILPRLP